The following are encoded in a window of Pan troglodytes isolate AG18354 chromosome 4, NHGRI_mPanTro3-v2.0_pri, whole genome shotgun sequence genomic DNA:
- the LOC129135285 gene encoding cytosolic phospholipase A2 beta-like isoform X6, with product MMPAERRLPLSFVLDVLEGRAQHPGVLYVQKQCSNLPTELPQLLPDLESHVPWASEALGKMPDAVNFWLGEVAAVTSLHKDHYENLYCVVSGEKHFLFHPPSDRPFIPYELYTPATYQLTEEGAFKVVDEEAMEKAEESRTCLLTVRVLRAHHLPSKDLVTPSDCYVTLWLPTACSHRLQTRSVKNSSSPVWNQSFHFRIHRQLKNVMELKVFDQDLVTGDDPVLSVLFDAGTLRAGEFRRESFSLSPQSEGHLEVEFRLQSLADRGEWLVSNGVQVARELSCLHVQLEETGDQKSSEHRVQLVVPGSCEGPQEASVGTGTFRFHCPACWEQELSIHLQDAPEEQLKVPLSALPSGQVVSLVFPTSQEPLMRVELKKEAGLRELAMRLGFGPCAEEQAFLSRRKQVVAAALRQALQLDRDLQEDEIPVVAIMATGGGIRAMTSLYGQLAGLKELGLLDCVSCITRASGSTWALAFPRALANLYEDPEWSQKDLAGPTELLKTQVTKNKLGVLAPSQLQRYRQELAERARLGYPSCFTNLWALINEALLHDEPHDHKLSDQREALSHDQNPLPIYCALNTKGQSLTTLEFGEWCEFSPYEVGFPKYGAFIPSEFFMGQLMKRLPESRICFLEGIWSNLYAANLQDSLYWASEPSQFWDRWVRNQANLDKEQVPLLKIEVPPSTAGRIAEFFTDLLTWCPLAQATHNFLRGLHFHKDYFQHPHFSTWKATTLDGLPNQLTPSEPHLCLLDVGYLLNTSCLPLLQPTRDVDLILSLDYNLHGAFQQLQLLGRFCQEQGIPFPPISPSPEEQLQPRECHTFSDPTCPGAPAVLHFPLVSDSFREYSAPGVRRPPEEAAAGEVNLSSSDSPYHYTKVTYSQEDVDKFLHLTHYNVCNNQEQLLEALRQAVQRRRQRRPH from the exons GAAAGATGCCCGATGCTGTGAACTTCTGGCTGGGGGAGGTGGCTGCGGTGACTTCTT TGCACAAGGACCACTATGAGAACCTCTACTGCGTGGTCTCAGGAGAGAAGCATTTCCTGTTCCATCCGCCCAGCGATCGGCCCTTCATCCCCTATG AGCTGTACACGCCGGCAACCTACCAGCTAACTGAAGAGGGCGCCTTTAAGGTGGTGGATGAAGAGGCCATGGAGAAG GCAGAGGAGTCCAGGACCTGCCTGCTCACGGTTCGTGTCCTGCGGGCCCATCACCTACCCTCTAAGGACCTAG TGACCCCCTCTGACTGCTACGTGACTCTCTGGCTGCCCACGGCCTGCAGCCACAGGCTCCAGACACGCTCGGTCAAGAACAGCAGTAGCCCTGTCTGGAACCAGAGCTTTCACTTCAGGATCCACAGGCAGCTCAAG AATGTCATGGAACTGAAAGTCTTTGACCAGGACCTGGTGACCGGAGATGACCCTGTGTTGTCAGTACTGTTTGATGCGGGGACTCTGCGGGCTGGGGAGTTCCGGCGTGAGAGCTTCTCACTGAGCCCTCAG AGTGAGGGGCACCTGGAAGTTGAATTTCGCCTGCAGAGTCT GGCTGACCGTGGCGAGTGGCTCGTCAGCAATGGCGTTCAGGTG GCCCGGGAGCTCTCCTGCTTGCACGTTCAACTGGAGGAGACAGGAGACCAGAAGT CCTCAGAGCACAGAGTTCAGCTTGTGGTTCCTGGGTCCTGTGAGGGTCCGCAGGAGGCCTCTGTGGGCACTGGCACCTTCCGCTTCCACTGCCCAGCCTGCTGGGAGCAGGAGCTGAGTATTCACCTGCAG GATGCCCCTGAGGAGCAACTAAAGGTGCCACTGAGTGCCCTGCCCTCTGGTCAAGTGGTGAGTCTTGTCTTCCCCACGTCCCAG GAGCCCCTGATGAGAGTGGAGCTGAAAAAAGAAGCAGG ACTGAGGGAGCTGGCCATGCGACTGGGCTTCGGGCCCTGTGCAGAGGAGCAGGCCTTCCTGAGCAGGAGGAAGCAGGTGGTGGCCGCGGCCTTGAGGCAGGCCCTGCAGCTGGACAGAGACCTGCAGGAGGATGAG ATCCCAGTGGTAGCTATTATGGCCACTGGTGGTGGGATCCGGGCAATGACTTCCCTGTATGGGCAGCTGGCTGGCCTGAAGGAACTGGGCCTCTTGGATTGCGTCTCCTGCATCACCAGGGCCTCGGGCTCCACCTG GGCCTTGGCTTTTCCCAGGGCCTTGGCCAACCTTTACGAGGACCCAGAGTGGTCTCAGAAGGACCTGGCAGGGCCCACTGAGTTGCTGAAGACCCAGGTGACCAAGAACAAGCTGGGTGTGCTGGCCCCCAGCCAGCTGCAGCGGTACCGGCAGGAGCTGGCCGAGCGTGCCCGCTTGGGCTACCCAAGCTGCTTCACCAACCTGTGGGCCCTCATCAACGAGGCGCTGCTGCATGATGAG CCCCATGATCACAAGCTCTCAGATCAACGGGAGGCCCTGAGTCATGACCAGAACCCTCTGCCCATCTACTGTGCCCTCAACACCAAAGGGCAGAGCCTGACCACTTTGGAATTTGGTG AGTGGTGTGAGTTCTCTCCCTACGAGGTCGGCTTCCCCAAGTACGGGGCCTTCATCCCCTCCGAGTTCTTTATGGGGCAGCTGATGAAGAGGCTTCCTGAGTCCCGCATCTGCTTCTTAGAAG GTATCTGGAGCAACCTGTATGCAGCCAACCTCCAGGACAGCTTATACTGGGCCTCGGAGCCCAGCCAGTTCTGGGACCGCTGGGTCAGGAACCAGGCCAACCTGG ACAAGGAGCAGGTCCCCCTTCTGAAGATAGAAGTACCACCCTCAACAGCCGGCAGGATAGCTGAGTTTTTCACCGATCTTCTGACGTGGTGTCCACTGGCCCAGGCCACACATAATTTCCTGCGTGGCCTCCATTTCCACAAAGACTACTTTCAGCATCCTCACTTCTCTACATGGAAAG CTACCACTCTGGATGGGCTCCCCAACCAGCTGACACCCTCGGAGCCCCACCTGTGCCTGCTGGATGTTGGCTACCTCCTCAATACCAGCTGCCTGCCCCTCCTGCAGCCCACTCGGGACGTGGACCTCATCCTGTCATTGGACTACAACCTCCACGGAGCCTTCCAG CAGTTGCAGCTCCTGGGCCGGTTCTGCCAGGAGCAGGGGATCCCGTTCCCACCCATCTCGCCCAGCCCCGAAGAGCAGCTCCAGCCTCGGGAGTGCCACACCTTCTCCGACCCCACCTGCCCCGGAGCCCCTGCGGTGCTGCACTTTCCTCTGGTCAGCGACTCCTTCCGGGAGTACTCGGCCCCTG GGGTCCGGCGGCCACCCGAGGAGGCGGCAGCTGGGGAGGTGAACCTGTCTTCATCGGACTCTCCCTACCACTACACGAAGGTGACCTACAGCCAGGAGGACGTGGACAAGTTCCTGCACCTGACACATTACAATGTCTGCAACAACCAGGAGCAGCTGCTGGAGGCTCTGCGCCAGGCAGTGCAGCGGAGGCGGCAGCGCAGGCCCCACTGA
- the LOC129135285 gene encoding cytosolic phospholipase A2 beta-like isoform X5: MMPAERRLPLSFVLDVLEGRAQHPGVLYVQKQCSNLPTELPQLLPDLESHVPWASEALGKMPDAVNFWLGEVAAVTSCRLHKDHYENLYCVVSGEKHFLFHPPSDRPFIPYELYTPATYQLTEEGAFKVVDEEAMEKAEESRTCLLTVRVLRAHHLPSKDLVTPSDCYVTLWLPTACSHRLQTRSVKNSSSPVWNQSFHFRIHRQLKPCHSFPLQNVMELKVFDQDLVTGDDPVLSVLFDAGTLRAGEFRRESFSLSPQSEGHLEVEFRLQSLADRGEWLVSNGVQVARELSCLHVQLEETGDQKSSEHRVQLVVPGSCEGPQEASVGTGTFRFHCPACWEQELSIHLQDAPEEQLKVPLSALPSGQVVSLVFPTSQEPLMRVELKKEAGALAFPRALANLYEDPEWSQKDLAGPTELLKTQVTKNKLGVLAPSQLQRYRQELAERARLGYPSCFTNLWALINEALLHDEPHDHKLSDQREALSHDQNPLPIYCALNTKGQSLTTLEFGEWCEFSPYEVGFPKYGAFIPSEFFMGQLMKRLPESRICFLEGIWSNLYAANLQDSLYWASEPSQFWDRWVRNQANLDKEQVPLLKIEVPPSTAGRIAEFFTDLLTWCPLAQATHNFLRGLHFHKDYFQHPHFSTWKATTLDGLPNQLTPSEPHLCLLDVGYLLNTSCLPLLQPTRDVDLILSLDYNLHGAFQQLQLLGRFCQEQGIPFPPISPSPEEQLQPRECHTFSDPTCPGAPAVLHFPLVSDSFREYSAPGVRRPPEEAAAGEVNLSSSDSPYHYTKVTYSQEDVDKFLHLTHYNVCNNQEQLLEALRQAVQRRRQRRPH, translated from the exons GAAAGATGCCCGATGCTGTGAACTTCTGGCTGGGGGAGGTGGCTGCGGTGACTTCTTGTAGGT TGCACAAGGACCACTATGAGAACCTCTACTGCGTGGTCTCAGGAGAGAAGCATTTCCTGTTCCATCCGCCCAGCGATCGGCCCTTCATCCCCTATG AGCTGTACACGCCGGCAACCTACCAGCTAACTGAAGAGGGCGCCTTTAAGGTGGTGGATGAAGAGGCCATGGAGAAG GCAGAGGAGTCCAGGACCTGCCTGCTCACGGTTCGTGTCCTGCGGGCCCATCACCTACCCTCTAAGGACCTAG TGACCCCCTCTGACTGCTACGTGACTCTCTGGCTGCCCACGGCCTGCAGCCACAGGCTCCAGACACGCTCGGTCAAGAACAGCAGTAGCCCTGTCTGGAACCAGAGCTTTCACTTCAGGATCCACAGGCAGCTCAAG CCCTGTCACTCGTTTCCCCTCCAGAATGTCATGGAACTGAAAGTCTTTGACCAGGACCTGGTGACCGGAGATGACCCTGTGTTGTCAGTACTGTTTGATGCGGGGACTCTGCGGGCTGGGGAGTTCCGGCGTGAGAGCTTCTCACTGAGCCCTCAG AGTGAGGGGCACCTGGAAGTTGAATTTCGCCTGCAGAGTCT GGCTGACCGTGGCGAGTGGCTCGTCAGCAATGGCGTTCAGGTG GCCCGGGAGCTCTCCTGCTTGCACGTTCAACTGGAGGAGACAGGAGACCAGAAGT CCTCAGAGCACAGAGTTCAGCTTGTGGTTCCTGGGTCCTGTGAGGGTCCGCAGGAGGCCTCTGTGGGCACTGGCACCTTCCGCTTCCACTGCCCAGCCTGCTGGGAGCAGGAGCTGAGTATTCACCTGCAG GATGCCCCTGAGGAGCAACTAAAGGTGCCACTGAGTGCCCTGCCCTCTGGTCAAGTGGTGAGTCTTGTCTTCCCCACGTCCCAG GAGCCCCTGATGAGAGTGGAGCTGAAAAAAGAAGCAGG GGCCTTGGCTTTTCCCAGGGCCTTGGCCAACCTTTACGAGGACCCAGAGTGGTCTCAGAAGGACCTGGCAGGGCCCACTGAGTTGCTGAAGACCCAGGTGACCAAGAACAAGCTGGGTGTGCTGGCCCCCAGCCAGCTGCAGCGGTACCGGCAGGAGCTGGCCGAGCGTGCCCGCTTGGGCTACCCAAGCTGCTTCACCAACCTGTGGGCCCTCATCAACGAGGCGCTGCTGCATGATGAG CCCCATGATCACAAGCTCTCAGATCAACGGGAGGCCCTGAGTCATGACCAGAACCCTCTGCCCATCTACTGTGCCCTCAACACCAAAGGGCAGAGCCTGACCACTTTGGAATTTGGTG AGTGGTGTGAGTTCTCTCCCTACGAGGTCGGCTTCCCCAAGTACGGGGCCTTCATCCCCTCCGAGTTCTTTATGGGGCAGCTGATGAAGAGGCTTCCTGAGTCCCGCATCTGCTTCTTAGAAG GTATCTGGAGCAACCTGTATGCAGCCAACCTCCAGGACAGCTTATACTGGGCCTCGGAGCCCAGCCAGTTCTGGGACCGCTGGGTCAGGAACCAGGCCAACCTGG ACAAGGAGCAGGTCCCCCTTCTGAAGATAGAAGTACCACCCTCAACAGCCGGCAGGATAGCTGAGTTTTTCACCGATCTTCTGACGTGGTGTCCACTGGCCCAGGCCACACATAATTTCCTGCGTGGCCTCCATTTCCACAAAGACTACTTTCAGCATCCTCACTTCTCTACATGGAAAG CTACCACTCTGGATGGGCTCCCCAACCAGCTGACACCCTCGGAGCCCCACCTGTGCCTGCTGGATGTTGGCTACCTCCTCAATACCAGCTGCCTGCCCCTCCTGCAGCCCACTCGGGACGTGGACCTCATCCTGTCATTGGACTACAACCTCCACGGAGCCTTCCAG CAGTTGCAGCTCCTGGGCCGGTTCTGCCAGGAGCAGGGGATCCCGTTCCCACCCATCTCGCCCAGCCCCGAAGAGCAGCTCCAGCCTCGGGAGTGCCACACCTTCTCCGACCCCACCTGCCCCGGAGCCCCTGCGGTGCTGCACTTTCCTCTGGTCAGCGACTCCTTCCGGGAGTACTCGGCCCCTG GGGTCCGGCGGCCACCCGAGGAGGCGGCAGCTGGGGAGGTGAACCTGTCTTCATCGGACTCTCCCTACCACTACACGAAGGTGACCTACAGCCAGGAGGACGTGGACAAGTTCCTGCACCTGACACATTACAATGTCTGCAACAACCAGGAGCAGCTGCTGGAGGCTCTGCGCCAGGCAGTGCAGCGGAGGCGGCAGCGCAGGCCCCACTGA
- the LOC129135285 gene encoding cytosolic phospholipase A2 beta-like isoform X2 — MMPAERRLPLSFVLDVLEGRAQHPGVLYVQKQCSNLPTELPQLLPDLESHVPWASEALGKMPDAVNFWLGEVAAVTSLHKDHYENLYCVVSGEKHFLFHPPSDRPFIPYELYTPATYQLTEEGAFKVVDEEAMEKAEESRTCLLTVRVLRAHHLPSKDLVTPSDCYVTLWLPTACSHRLQTRSVKNSSSPVWNQSFHFRIHRQLKPCHSFPLQNVMELKVFDQDLVTGDDPVLSVLFDAGTLRAGEFRRESFSLSPQSEGHLEVEFRLQSLADRGEWLVSNGVQVARELSCLHVQLEETGDQKSSEHRVQLVVPGSCEGPQEASVGTGTFRFHCPACWEQELSIHLQDAPEEQLKVPLSALPSGQVVSLVFPTSQEPLMRVELKKEAGLRELAMRLGFGPCAEEQAFLSRRKQVVAAALRQALQLDRDLQEDEIPVVAIMATGGGIRAMTSLYGQLAGLKELGLLDCVSCITRASGSTWALAFPRALANLYEDPEWSQKDLAGPTELLKTQVTKNKLGVLAPSQLQRYRQELAERARLGYPSCFTNLWALINEALLHDEPHDHKLSDQREALSHDQNPLPIYCALNTKGQSLTTLEFGEWCEFSPYEVGFPKYGAFIPSEFFMGQLMKRLPESRICFLEGIWSNLYAANLQDSLYWASEPSQFWDRWVRNQANLDKEQVPLLKIEVPPSTAGRIAEFFTDLLTWCPLAQATHNFLRGLHFHKDYFQHPHFSTWKATTLDGLPNQLTPSEPHLCLLDVGYLLNTSCLPLLQPTRDVDLILSLDYNLHGAFQQLQLLGRFCQEQGIPFPPISPSPEEQLQPRECHTFSDPTCPGAPAVLHFPLVSDSFREYSAPGVRRPPEEAAAGEVNLSSSDSPYHYTKVTYSQEDVDKFLHLTHYNVCNNQEQLLEALRQAVQRRRQRRPH; from the exons GAAAGATGCCCGATGCTGTGAACTTCTGGCTGGGGGAGGTGGCTGCGGTGACTTCTT TGCACAAGGACCACTATGAGAACCTCTACTGCGTGGTCTCAGGAGAGAAGCATTTCCTGTTCCATCCGCCCAGCGATCGGCCCTTCATCCCCTATG AGCTGTACACGCCGGCAACCTACCAGCTAACTGAAGAGGGCGCCTTTAAGGTGGTGGATGAAGAGGCCATGGAGAAG GCAGAGGAGTCCAGGACCTGCCTGCTCACGGTTCGTGTCCTGCGGGCCCATCACCTACCCTCTAAGGACCTAG TGACCCCCTCTGACTGCTACGTGACTCTCTGGCTGCCCACGGCCTGCAGCCACAGGCTCCAGACACGCTCGGTCAAGAACAGCAGTAGCCCTGTCTGGAACCAGAGCTTTCACTTCAGGATCCACAGGCAGCTCAAG CCCTGTCACTCGTTTCCCCTCCAGAATGTCATGGAACTGAAAGTCTTTGACCAGGACCTGGTGACCGGAGATGACCCTGTGTTGTCAGTACTGTTTGATGCGGGGACTCTGCGGGCTGGGGAGTTCCGGCGTGAGAGCTTCTCACTGAGCCCTCAG AGTGAGGGGCACCTGGAAGTTGAATTTCGCCTGCAGAGTCT GGCTGACCGTGGCGAGTGGCTCGTCAGCAATGGCGTTCAGGTG GCCCGGGAGCTCTCCTGCTTGCACGTTCAACTGGAGGAGACAGGAGACCAGAAGT CCTCAGAGCACAGAGTTCAGCTTGTGGTTCCTGGGTCCTGTGAGGGTCCGCAGGAGGCCTCTGTGGGCACTGGCACCTTCCGCTTCCACTGCCCAGCCTGCTGGGAGCAGGAGCTGAGTATTCACCTGCAG GATGCCCCTGAGGAGCAACTAAAGGTGCCACTGAGTGCCCTGCCCTCTGGTCAAGTGGTGAGTCTTGTCTTCCCCACGTCCCAG GAGCCCCTGATGAGAGTGGAGCTGAAAAAAGAAGCAGG ACTGAGGGAGCTGGCCATGCGACTGGGCTTCGGGCCCTGTGCAGAGGAGCAGGCCTTCCTGAGCAGGAGGAAGCAGGTGGTGGCCGCGGCCTTGAGGCAGGCCCTGCAGCTGGACAGAGACCTGCAGGAGGATGAG ATCCCAGTGGTAGCTATTATGGCCACTGGTGGTGGGATCCGGGCAATGACTTCCCTGTATGGGCAGCTGGCTGGCCTGAAGGAACTGGGCCTCTTGGATTGCGTCTCCTGCATCACCAGGGCCTCGGGCTCCACCTG GGCCTTGGCTTTTCCCAGGGCCTTGGCCAACCTTTACGAGGACCCAGAGTGGTCTCAGAAGGACCTGGCAGGGCCCACTGAGTTGCTGAAGACCCAGGTGACCAAGAACAAGCTGGGTGTGCTGGCCCCCAGCCAGCTGCAGCGGTACCGGCAGGAGCTGGCCGAGCGTGCCCGCTTGGGCTACCCAAGCTGCTTCACCAACCTGTGGGCCCTCATCAACGAGGCGCTGCTGCATGATGAG CCCCATGATCACAAGCTCTCAGATCAACGGGAGGCCCTGAGTCATGACCAGAACCCTCTGCCCATCTACTGTGCCCTCAACACCAAAGGGCAGAGCCTGACCACTTTGGAATTTGGTG AGTGGTGTGAGTTCTCTCCCTACGAGGTCGGCTTCCCCAAGTACGGGGCCTTCATCCCCTCCGAGTTCTTTATGGGGCAGCTGATGAAGAGGCTTCCTGAGTCCCGCATCTGCTTCTTAGAAG GTATCTGGAGCAACCTGTATGCAGCCAACCTCCAGGACAGCTTATACTGGGCCTCGGAGCCCAGCCAGTTCTGGGACCGCTGGGTCAGGAACCAGGCCAACCTGG ACAAGGAGCAGGTCCCCCTTCTGAAGATAGAAGTACCACCCTCAACAGCCGGCAGGATAGCTGAGTTTTTCACCGATCTTCTGACGTGGTGTCCACTGGCCCAGGCCACACATAATTTCCTGCGTGGCCTCCATTTCCACAAAGACTACTTTCAGCATCCTCACTTCTCTACATGGAAAG CTACCACTCTGGATGGGCTCCCCAACCAGCTGACACCCTCGGAGCCCCACCTGTGCCTGCTGGATGTTGGCTACCTCCTCAATACCAGCTGCCTGCCCCTCCTGCAGCCCACTCGGGACGTGGACCTCATCCTGTCATTGGACTACAACCTCCACGGAGCCTTCCAG CAGTTGCAGCTCCTGGGCCGGTTCTGCCAGGAGCAGGGGATCCCGTTCCCACCCATCTCGCCCAGCCCCGAAGAGCAGCTCCAGCCTCGGGAGTGCCACACCTTCTCCGACCCCACCTGCCCCGGAGCCCCTGCGGTGCTGCACTTTCCTCTGGTCAGCGACTCCTTCCGGGAGTACTCGGCCCCTG GGGTCCGGCGGCCACCCGAGGAGGCGGCAGCTGGGGAGGTGAACCTGTCTTCATCGGACTCTCCCTACCACTACACGAAGGTGACCTACAGCCAGGAGGACGTGGACAAGTTCCTGCACCTGACACATTACAATGTCTGCAACAACCAGGAGCAGCTGCTGGAGGCTCTGCGCCAGGCAGTGCAGCGGAGGCGGCAGCGCAGGCCCCACTGA